Proteins from one Microcoleus sp. FACHB-672 genomic window:
- the larC gene encoding nickel pincer cofactor biosynthesis protein LarC has translation MKKIAYLECPTGIAGDMCLGALVSAGVPLDYLIEKLNGLGISEEYQLRAELVHRNGQQATKVYVDLKQTVLHSVSADSAAVLPLASDEPAEPPTFSNHHPHGENHNLDHRHEANTNHSHTRHLPEIERMIASARLPARAQAWSLAVFRKLAAAEGAVHGIPPERVHFHEVGATDAIVDIVGTCLGLDWLGIDELYCSALPTGGGTVRAAHGELPVPTPAVLKLWEMRQVPVYSNGIERELVTPTGAAIAVTLAKGFGSVPAMAINRLGSGAGTRQLAIPNILRLWIGKKVKGKKLKVKIKGKKGKAEQVISASLAIGNSMVMRPLSLANGQKEKTNESQIVSVLETQIDDLSPQAIGYVFDALFDAGALDVFTQSIGMKKCRPGILLTVICLPANQAACEATIFRETTTLGIRRLTQERAILQREIEPVQTPLGEVRVKVAKSGDTITNVQPEYEDCAQLAKQHNLSWREVHRIVLQTWYSQSQQ, from the coding sequence ATGAAGAAAATCGCTTACCTCGAATGTCCCACCGGCATTGCTGGTGATATGTGCCTCGGTGCTCTCGTTAGTGCGGGCGTTCCTTTAGATTACCTCATCGAAAAGTTGAACGGTTTGGGCATTTCTGAAGAGTACCAGTTACGCGCTGAACTTGTCCATCGCAATGGTCAGCAAGCCACTAAAGTTTATGTTGACTTAAAACAGACAGTTTTGCATTCTGTTTCAGCGGATTCTGCGGCAGTTCTACCTCTGGCAAGTGACGAGCCGGCTGAACCGCCAACGTTTAGTAATCATCACCCCCACGGCGAAAATCACAACCTGGATCACCGGCACGAGGCTAATACCAACCACAGCCATACGCGTCATCTGCCAGAGATTGAGCGGATGATTGCCTCAGCTCGGTTGCCGGCACGGGCGCAAGCATGGAGTTTAGCGGTATTTCGCAAGCTAGCAGCGGCAGAAGGGGCGGTGCATGGCATTCCCCCTGAGCGGGTGCATTTCCACGAGGTGGGTGCTACGGATGCGATTGTGGATATTGTGGGCACCTGTTTGGGGTTAGATTGGCTGGGAATTGATGAGCTGTATTGCTCTGCTTTACCCACCGGCGGCGGTACGGTGAGGGCAGCACATGGCGAGTTGCCGGTGCCAACGCCGGCAGTATTGAAGTTGTGGGAAATGAGGCAGGTGCCGGTTTACAGCAATGGTATTGAGCGGGAGTTGGTAACGCCAACGGGTGCTGCAATTGCGGTTACTTTAGCAAAAGGTTTTGGTTCTGTGCCGGCTATGGCGATAAATCGCCTGGGATCGGGTGCCGGTACTCGCCAGTTGGCAATTCCAAATATCCTACGTTTGTGGATTGGAAAAAAAGTCAAAGGCAAAAAGTTAAAAGTTAAAATAAAAGGGAAAAAGGGCAAAGCTGAACAGGTAATTTCTGCTAGCTTAGCTATTGGGAACTCAATGGTTATGCGTCCTTTGTCTTTGGCAAATGGTCAAAAAGAAAAGACAAATGAGAGCCAAATTGTTTCGGTACTGGAAACACAAATAGACGATCTGAGTCCGCAAGCGATTGGTTATGTCTTTGATGCCTTATTTGATGCCGGCGCGTTAGATGTGTTCACCCAATCAATCGGGATGAAAAAATGCCGACCTGGGATTTTGCTGACAGTAATTTGTCTGCCGGCAAATCAGGCTGCTTGTGAGGCGACGATTTTTCGGGAAACAACAACCTTAGGTATTCGCCGGCTGACTCAGGAACGAGCAATTTTGCAGCGAGAAATAGAGCCGGTGCAGACACCTTTAGGAGAGGTGCGCGTCAAGGTTGCCAAGTCTGGGGATACCATTACTAACGTGCAACCTGAATACGAAGATTGCGCTCAATTGGCAAAACAGCACAATCTCAGTTGGCGTGAAGTGCATCGCATCGTTTTACAAACTTGGTATAGCCAAAGTCAGCAGTAA
- a CDS encoding L-threonylcarbamoyladenylate synthase — protein MATVYQIHPDTPQARKIEEIKDALRNGAVMLYPTDTVYAIGCDLNVKAAVERVRRIKQLSNDKPLTFLCPSLSNVAHYAVVTNEAYRLMKHLIPGTYTFLMPATKLVPKLVMNPKRKTTGIRVPDHAVCQSLLQSLGNPIISTSAHLLNDDETKPALDNPPGRAELFDRLEKLVDVIVDSGQEPGYQVSTILDLTGPEAVVVRQGLGWQAVATWVSGVSE, from the coding sequence ATGGCTACTGTTTACCAAATTCATCCCGACACACCCCAAGCACGCAAAATCGAGGAAATTAAGGATGCGCTTCGGAATGGAGCAGTCATGCTATATCCCACCGATACAGTGTATGCCATTGGTTGCGACCTCAACGTTAAGGCAGCAGTAGAGCGCGTGCGGCGCATCAAGCAGCTATCCAACGACAAGCCCCTCACCTTCCTGTGCCCTTCCCTCTCGAATGTGGCGCACTACGCCGTGGTGACAAATGAAGCTTATCGCCTCATGAAGCATTTGATACCCGGAACCTACACATTCTTGATGCCGGCAACTAAATTAGTGCCCAAGCTTGTGATGAACCCCAAGCGTAAAACCACCGGCATTCGCGTTCCCGATCATGCAGTGTGTCAGTCGTTGTTACAGTCGCTGGGCAATCCCATCATTTCTACCTCAGCTCACTTGCTGAATGATGATGAAACAAAGCCGGCGCTCGACAACCCCCCTGGGCGGGCAGAACTGTTTGATCGGCTAGAAAAATTAGTGGATGTGATCGTGGACAGTGGCCAAGAGCCAGGATATCAGGTTTCCACCATTTTAGATTTAACCGGCCCAGAAGCCGTGGTTGTGCGACAAGGTTTAGGATGGCAAGCCGTAGCTACTTGGGTGTCAGGCGTCAGCGAGTAG